The Allorhodopirellula heiligendammensis genome includes a window with the following:
- the xseB gene encoding exodeoxyribonuclease VII small subunit: MPAPSSSSSALDQPGEELDFEATLGEIETVVRKLESGELSLNDSLRQYESAVSKMRRCYELLEVAERRVSVLAGFDADGNPVMQPLEDSGDGHGNDAETLIEKQKTRGRRRGAAAGGTAPTSSEMSDEI, encoded by the coding sequence ATGCCTGCACCCTCTTCCTCCTCTTCAGCACTGGATCAACCCGGTGAAGAGCTGGACTTTGAGGCCACCCTCGGAGAGATTGAGACGGTTGTGCGGAAGCTGGAGAGTGGCGAACTATCATTGAATGATTCGCTCCGCCAGTACGAGTCAGCTGTTAGCAAGATGCGGCGTTGCTACGAATTGCTCGAAGTCGCCGAGCGACGTGTCAGCGTGCTCGCGGGATTTGATGCCGACGGCAATCCAGTCATGCAGCCGCTCGAGGATTCCGGTGACGGCCACGGCAATGACGCGGAAACCCTGATCGAAAAACAAAAAACACGGGGTCGCAGGCGGGGAGCCGCTGCGGGAGGCACCGCGCCAACGAGTTCCGAAATGAGCGATGAGATATGA
- a CDS encoding rhomboid family intramembrane serine protease, with product MRRIGNLPGENQANRFCDFLQTQSIDAKASSTDESAAPASTPHDIWIRHEQDVERARELFGEFVANPSAKEYDVSAEAARQRKQRSQEIAQKLAAQKKAQMQLRRNSGAGLGGPGQSPASIPVTIGFVVLATVIGFITNFGRPRPNDMTAVRVMNALSCVDEMTYQTTGDLTASIKQGEVWRIFTPMLLHGSMMHLAFNMLNLVFLGGVVERIHGRWFFLFLFLVCGGIGTLTQILMPYSWGGGPVIGASGGVLGIFGFIWIRPKFQPGYPVEIPPIGVMYMLGFLVLCFTPMMPNIANGAHIGGLLTGMLIAVTAPKTL from the coding sequence ATGCGGCGAATTGGCAACCTACCGGGCGAGAACCAGGCAAATCGCTTCTGCGACTTTTTGCAAACCCAGTCGATCGACGCGAAAGCAAGTTCGACTGACGAATCGGCAGCGCCAGCTTCCACGCCCCATGATATCTGGATCCGCCATGAGCAGGATGTAGAGCGGGCCCGCGAGCTGTTCGGGGAGTTCGTGGCAAATCCGTCAGCCAAAGAGTATGACGTCTCCGCCGAGGCTGCGCGGCAACGCAAGCAGCGTTCTCAAGAGATCGCCCAGAAATTAGCCGCTCAGAAGAAGGCACAAATGCAACTGCGTCGTAACAGCGGCGCAGGACTGGGGGGGCCCGGCCAGTCGCCCGCATCGATTCCGGTCACGATTGGCTTTGTCGTCCTTGCGACGGTGATCGGCTTCATCACCAATTTTGGTCGCCCGAGACCGAACGACATGACCGCCGTCCGCGTGATGAATGCGCTTTCATGCGTTGATGAGATGACCTACCAGACCACCGGTGATCTCACGGCGTCCATCAAACAGGGGGAGGTGTGGCGAATTTTCACACCCATGTTATTGCACGGCAGCATGATGCATTTAGCGTTCAACATGCTCAATCTCGTCTTTCTTGGCGGTGTGGTCGAACGCATTCATGGGCGTTGGTTTTTCCTGTTCCTATTTTTAGTATGTGGCGGCATTGGAACGCTGACTCAGATCCTGATGCCATATTCATGGGGGGGAGGTCCGGTCATCGGTGCTTCGGGCGGGGTGCTGGGTATTTTCGGTTTCATTTGGATCCGCCCCAAATTTCAACCGGGTTACCCCGTCGAGATTCCGCCGATCGGCGTCATGTACATGTTGGGGTTCCTCGTGCTGTGCTTTACCCCCATGATGCCGAATATTGCCAACGGAGCCCACATCGGTGGGCTGCTCACCGGGATGCTGATCGCCGTGACGGCCCCGAAAACACTCTAG
- a CDS encoding DUF4261 domain-containing protein, translating into MAKGLFTQGMCVLLKQQLPIDEIRQRLRSFELVARQESDDAEAPETLVYEFRPDCGGHLLVTPTTAPWPDDMGDPDESPERFVAWSLGQYGPLAFPGGLERAAAQSWGWDGAADAVREHTAHVRLLISYVLGPDEDDDEDLPLVPDDYDSMAELQTLTRAATALLESPAALCYFNPGGEILRDATLLRQGLNHAWNHELPPLDMWTNVRIFTEDDDWVVMDTVGNGQFDLPDMEAVCRGDAYKPGDIENFLRHATLYLLAGDEDVCTGDTADGPGDISWTAIECGTSLSDPPRPTIRWIPDDSSSPPDYLLDPGDEDLEEELDDLLDDDDGFLEDHEVRGGSIDDFLDDWEEGDDPPGSVPF; encoded by the coding sequence ATGGCGAAAGGATTGTTCACCCAGGGCATGTGCGTCCTCTTGAAACAGCAGCTACCAATCGACGAAATCCGGCAGCGGTTGCGCAGCTTTGAGCTGGTTGCTCGACAGGAGTCTGATGATGCTGAGGCACCTGAAACGCTGGTCTACGAATTTCGCCCGGATTGTGGTGGACATTTACTCGTGACCCCCACCACTGCGCCGTGGCCGGACGACATGGGTGACCCCGATGAATCCCCCGAACGGTTTGTCGCCTGGTCACTTGGACAGTACGGTCCGCTGGCGTTTCCCGGCGGTCTTGAGCGAGCAGCAGCGCAGTCCTGGGGCTGGGATGGGGCTGCCGATGCGGTGCGAGAACACACCGCCCATGTACGGTTGTTGATCAGCTACGTGCTGGGACCGGACGAAGACGACGACGAGGACCTGCCCTTGGTCCCCGATGACTATGATTCAATGGCCGAGCTGCAGACATTGACGCGAGCGGCAACAGCTCTCCTCGAATCCCCCGCTGCATTGTGCTACTTCAACCCAGGTGGCGAGATTTTGCGGGATGCCACGTTGCTCCGCCAAGGTCTGAATCATGCGTGGAATCACGAATTGCCGCCGCTGGACATGTGGACCAACGTACGAATTTTCACCGAAGACGATGACTGGGTGGTGATGGACACCGTGGGCAACGGCCAATTCGACCTACCGGACATGGAAGCGGTCTGCCGCGGTGACGCCTACAAGCCCGGCGATATTGAAAACTTTCTGCGTCACGCGACGCTCTACTTGCTAGCCGGTGACGAAGATGTTTGTACCGGTGACACAGCCGACGGGCCCGGCGATATCAGCTGGACGGCCATCGAATGTGGCACCTCGTTGTCGGATCCCCCCCGTCCCACGATTCGCTGGATTCCCGACGACTCATCCTCACCACCAGACTATTTGCTCGATCCTGGCGATGAGGACCTCGAGGAAGAACTCGACGACTTGCTCGACGACGACGATGGATTTCTCGAGGATCATGAGGTCCGGGGCGGATCGATCGATGATTTCTTAGATGACTGGGAGGAGGGTGACGATCCCCCGGGTTCAGTTCCCTTCTAA
- a CDS encoding polyprenyl synthetase family protein, which yields MSDIEELLQPYRSAIEPALEAATEFGPGCPEKLREAIRYALLAPGKRLRPALVMMSAEACGGSISDALAPAVAVEMIHAYSLIHDDLPAMDDDDLRRGRPTTHIQFGEATAILAGDALQAAAFSHLYRYCREPARAARLMGELALAAGPAGLVGGQEDDLAAENIRIDQFASPLAARKHLESIHRRKTGDLFIACAKLGGIAVGGSDEQIDALVQFAGAFGLAFQITDDVLDFTASDEQLGKRTGKDSERGKFTFPDLMAAEQADKSQLESNQAAGRTGHVTATEIHPGIELARDHAAAGIRDAHRSLELFGARAVRLGQMADYLLERTS from the coding sequence ATGAGTGACATTGAGGAGCTGCTGCAACCGTATCGAAGTGCGATCGAACCCGCACTCGAGGCGGCCACCGAATTTGGTCCTGGTTGCCCTGAGAAGCTACGCGAGGCGATTCGTTACGCTCTCCTGGCGCCGGGCAAACGACTGCGGCCGGCTTTGGTGATGATGTCAGCAGAGGCCTGCGGGGGATCGATCTCTGATGCCCTGGCACCAGCGGTCGCTGTCGAGATGATCCACGCCTATTCGTTGATCCATGACGATTTGCCGGCGATGGACGATGATGATCTGCGTCGTGGCCGTCCGACCACGCACATCCAGTTCGGTGAAGCAACCGCGATTTTAGCAGGGGACGCCTTGCAGGCGGCAGCCTTCTCGCACCTCTATAGGTACTGCCGCGAACCGGCGCGGGCGGCGCGTCTGATGGGGGAGCTCGCCCTCGCAGCGGGCCCGGCGGGATTAGTCGGCGGCCAAGAGGACGACCTCGCGGCGGAAAATATTCGGATCGACCAATTTGCATCACCCTTGGCGGCGCGGAAGCATCTGGAGTCCATTCATCGCCGAAAGACCGGGGATCTATTCATAGCATGCGCCAAGTTGGGCGGCATCGCGGTGGGTGGCAGCGACGAGCAGATCGATGCTCTCGTTCAGTTTGCGGGCGCCTTTGGACTCGCCTTCCAAATTACCGACGATGTTCTTGATTTTACCGCGAGCGACGAGCAGCTCGGAAAGCGGACGGGAAAGGACAGTGAACGGGGCAAGTTCACCTTTCCAGACTTGATGGCGGCTGAACAGGCGGACAAGTCTCAACTAGAATCAAATCAGGCAGCAGGCCGGACCGGTCATGTGACCGCAACTGAAATACACCCTGGAATTGAGCTGGCCCGCGACCACGCGGCAGCCGGGATCAGGGATGCACACCGATCACTCGAGTTATTTGGAGCCCGAGCAGTGCGGTTAGGCCAAATGGCGGACTATCTTTTGGAGCGAACCTCATGA
- a CDS encoding ISAs1 family transposase: MAGSAQLAKKNANELDVDSILQDFAELPVPRLRINQRHRLGDIIVISIMTVIAGAEGPKATGVWAKSNEDWLTDRLQLPNGIPSHDTIGRVLMTLKPAAFQLCFERWIKRLSGNRHKDELDVVAIDGEALRCSHDKAAELGPLFLVSAWAVHSVISLHQLATEEKSNEITAIPKPLDQIEIADSVVPIDTAGCQKNIVQPGLSWVSQR, from the coding sequence ATCGCAGGCAGTGCTCAATTAGCCAAGAAAAATGCGAATGAGCTTGATGTTGATTCTATCCTTCAAGACTTTGCCGAGCTGCCTGTTCCTCGGTTGCGTATCAATCAGCGGCACCGTCTCGGAGATATAATCGTCATCAGCATTATGACAGTCATCGCTGGTGCGGAAGGTCCCAAGGCAACCGGGGTTTGGGCCAAGAGCAATGAGGACTGGCTGACCGATCGTCTTCAACTCCCCAATGGAATTCCATCGCACGACACGATCGGTCGCGTGTTGATGACACTCAAGCCGGCAGCGTTTCAACTTTGCTTTGAGCGTTGGATCAAGCGTCTCTCTGGCAACCGCCATAAGGATGAACTGGACGTCGTTGCCATTGATGGCGAGGCGCTTCGCTGCAGTCACGACAAGGCTGCTGAACTTGGCCCGCTGTTTCTTGTCAGCGCATGGGCGGTCCATAGTGTTATCAGCCTGCACCAGCTAGCTACGGAGGAGAAGTCGAATGAAATCACCGCGATTCCCAAGCCATTAGATCAAATCGAGATCGCAGATTCCGTCGTCCCGATTGATACCGCTGGATGCCAGAAAAACATAGTCCAGCCGGGTCTATCATGGGTTTCGCAGCGGTGA
- a CDS encoding response regulator — protein sequence MSKRLLIVDDHAVSRLGTRAALSETDIEIVGEATKAAEALEFIANDVPDAVLLDIRMEGGDGLNTLGRIKLDHPDLPILLFSGYDNPTYVARAVALGAAGYVLKSAPIERLIESLNLCFAGEQSWTREELRRVTGALATPRMSQDIDVPLTQRESEVLRQMALGLTNKEIAKMLGISYETVKEHVQHILRKLGVSDRTQAAVWAVRKDLV from the coding sequence ATGTCGAAGCGACTTTTAATTGTCGATGACCACGCTGTCTCGCGTTTGGGGACACGCGCCGCCTTGAGCGAAACAGATATCGAGATTGTTGGTGAAGCAACCAAGGCAGCGGAGGCGTTAGAGTTTATCGCCAACGATGTCCCCGATGCCGTATTGCTCGACATCCGGATGGAAGGCGGTGACGGCCTCAATACCCTCGGCCGGATCAAACTGGATCATCCCGACCTGCCCATTTTGCTGTTTTCGGGCTACGATAATCCCACCTATGTCGCCCGTGCAGTGGCCCTTGGCGCTGCTGGTTACGTGCTCAAGTCCGCACCGATCGAGCGGTTGATTGAATCGTTGAATCTCTGTTTTGCTGGTGAGCAATCATGGACTCGCGAAGAACTGCGTCGCGTCACCGGTGCCCTGGCGACTCCCCGGATGAGCCAGGATATTGATGTGCCCCTCACCCAGCGAGAGAGTGAAGTGCTGCGGCAGATGGCACTTGGCTTGACCAACAAGGAAATCGCGAAGATGCTGGGCATCAGCTACGAGACAGTCAAAGAGCATGTCCAGCACATCCTTCGCAAGCTCGGTGTGTCTGATCGCACGCAAGCAGCCGTTTGGGCCGTTCGAAAAGATTTGGTTTAG
- a CDS encoding enolase C-terminal domain-like protein has product MSIQDRVTAPTALVDVSFQLATESYRYRTPMKFGGRVVNDVTVLNATCDATLASGQRGRGLGSMTMGVAWAWPDPSIEDAKKLAVVLEIAERLAAACHEIDGAGHPVEICLNLAQRRSQIAVEVAQRQSLTTPIPELAVLLAGSVIEAALFDAQGKAAAMSSYALLTSEHLPHDLGELLGDPDYKGLTLDQFVSAQPIATLPLYHLVGALDPLTQDEVKQPVGDGLPESLGEWIERNELTHLKIKLAGDDAVWDLQRVIGIHQVACQTQQRGSSTGKPYFYSLDFNERCPDEEYVLKLLADLQQQSPDGYERVQYIEQPTARDLTRPDAVTMHRVGKLKPVVIDESLTDLNSLRLAVAQGYSGIALKACKGHAEALLLGAVAQHEGLFLCVQDLTCVGASFLHSASLAAHIPAVAAVESNGRQYSPAGNAAWMKRYPEMFEIRGGEIPTRVLDGPGLGYAL; this is encoded by the coding sequence GTGTCGATTCAGGATCGAGTGACCGCTCCCACCGCGCTGGTTGATGTTTCGTTTCAACTAGCGACGGAATCCTATCGCTATCGTACGCCGATGAAATTCGGCGGTCGGGTGGTGAATGATGTCACCGTGCTCAATGCCACGTGCGATGCCACGCTGGCGAGTGGGCAGCGTGGGCGGGGGCTGGGAAGCATGACGATGGGTGTCGCGTGGGCGTGGCCCGATCCATCCATTGAAGATGCCAAGAAGCTGGCAGTCGTGCTGGAGATTGCCGAACGCTTAGCTGCAGCCTGCCATGAAATTGATGGCGCAGGCCATCCCGTTGAGATCTGCCTAAATCTTGCCCAACGGCGCAGCCAAATCGCCGTCGAAGTGGCTCAGCGACAATCGCTCACCACGCCGATTCCTGAACTTGCCGTGTTGCTGGCCGGTTCGGTGATTGAAGCGGCACTGTTTGACGCTCAAGGCAAGGCAGCCGCGATGAGCAGCTATGCGTTGCTCACCAGTGAGCATCTGCCTCACGATCTGGGCGAACTGCTCGGCGACCCTGACTACAAGGGTTTGACGCTCGATCAATTCGTTTCAGCCCAGCCGATAGCGACCCTACCGCTCTATCACCTCGTGGGGGCTCTCGATCCGTTGACCCAAGATGAGGTGAAACAGCCCGTGGGCGATGGGCTACCTGAATCGCTCGGTGAGTGGATCGAACGAAATGAACTTACGCACCTGAAAATCAAACTCGCGGGCGACGATGCTGTCTGGGATTTGCAGCGTGTTATCGGGATCCATCAAGTCGCCTGCCAGACTCAACAGCGAGGGAGCTCAACGGGCAAGCCGTATTTTTATTCACTCGATTTCAACGAACGCTGTCCTGATGAAGAATACGTTCTGAAGCTGCTCGCGGACCTGCAGCAGCAGAGTCCAGATGGCTACGAGCGGGTGCAGTATATCGAGCAGCCTACTGCGCGTGACTTAACGCGGCCCGATGCCGTGACGATGCACCGAGTCGGCAAGCTCAAACCGGTGGTGATCGACGAATCGCTCACCGATTTGAATAGCTTGCGATTGGCTGTCGCTCAGGGTTACTCAGGAATCGCGTTAAAGGCGTGCAAGGGACATGCAGAAGCTCTGTTGCTCGGCGCCGTGGCGCAGCATGAGGGTCTGTTTTTGTGCGTGCAGGATCTGACCTGTGTCGGCGCATCCTTCCTCCACTCAGCCTCCCTGGCTGCTCATATCCCCGCCGTTGCAGCCGTAGAGAGTAACGGCCGCCAGTACAGCCCCGCTGGAAATGCAGCGTGGATGAAACGATACCCTGAGATGTTCGAAATTCGCGGCGGCGAGATTCCCACGAGAGTGCTAGACGGTCCAGGGCTCGGCTACGCTCTCTAA
- a CDS encoding PVC-type heme-binding CxxCH protein, with protein MNFISSMFYALLGPNARRLDVRPSMLCLRERENDVFRSVRHAQMPANRSHAFRGGRKLGIPQGPGPSLSAAVRPAWELCCTATIIFWAGWIASASSAADPPHRRPENTFPDIEDTEPLAASHPQLTPDASAAAIEVPVGFSVSVFAAEPDVQNPIDLAWDSAGRMWVAENFTYAKTGVRFRDDLRDRVIVFADADHDGTPEQRIVFMDTLTRLTSVEVGPGPGGVHGVWLMCPPQLLFVPDADHDLIPDGPPQVILDGFDIAKQNYHNFANGLRFGDDGWLYGRCGGSCPGRIGAPGTVDEQRVALEGGIWRYDLSHRRFEVICHGTTNPWGHDFNQYGDLFFINTVNGHLWHGIHGAHFNRPFTLDPNPNVFATIDQHADHYHFDTGQHWTKSRDGAANDLGGGHAHCGLMIYQESLWPAAYQGSLMTLNFHGRRANRENLVRRRSGYVATHGKDFFLSSDEWFRGMDLSAGPDGNVFVLDWSDLGECHEHTGVHRSSGRIYKISVDSSVPHRQPEISNDTSSLVDLVQGDDRWFSHQAILRLHELSARGTDMSGAIGRLQELVHEQDDPACRCRLMWTLDTLGALHDYAPWFSDSSEYVRAAAIRSYVQHWPIDDVYGPTADGRAAWPEFADRAQAFVDLMDGLGADASPLIRLNLASSLQRLPVSMRADAAIQLLKFSGSQDIDDHNLPKLIWFGLMDRASTTPDEMIDVLQVCELPELTTYLARSIAEQAESSPHAFAQLQLAALQKHRGQGAVTTDPWWEAMLTGVEQGLIGIRRAPPTDHWSRLREAILASTPDRKSLVDQIDSLYGEGLSTAELQAILDNANADVLERLAAFQGLVAAWQESEHRDVDTAAALAFAARPLISDPHVNMAAAESLARVEHPKVADVLLKNYGRFRAPLRDSVVSLLCAREMFATALIEQIEKGELPKEILSASHVRAIAALGNDALSRRVGAVWGQIRQTSEERLKEITRLSHLLTADRLHGANLQAGRRLFDRNCMNCHKLYGNGNHVGPDITGAQRGNMDYLLSNIVDPDGVVGADYRATKVLTVDGRLLVGLITQRTRQTLTIASAATTETISLEDVEEEIPTDQSPMPSGLLQPLSDSQIADLIAYLQSPAQIELPAE; from the coding sequence ATGAATTTTATTTCCTCTATGTTCTACGCACTTCTGGGCCCGAATGCACGACGTCTTGACGTCCGGCCATCCATGCTGTGCCTGCGAGAGCGAGAAAACGACGTATTCCGCAGTGTTCGCCACGCTCAAATGCCGGCAAATCGCTCGCACGCTTTTCGCGGGGGCCGAAAGCTGGGTATCCCTCAGGGCCCCGGTCCCAGTCTATCTGCTGCCGTGCGGCCCGCATGGGAGCTCTGCTGCACAGCTACGATCATTTTCTGGGCAGGCTGGATAGCCTCCGCATCATCTGCGGCGGATCCTCCGCATCGGCGACCTGAAAATACCTTCCCCGACATCGAAGACACCGAGCCACTGGCGGCCTCCCATCCGCAACTCACCCCGGACGCCAGTGCCGCAGCAATCGAAGTACCCGTTGGGTTTTCGGTGTCTGTGTTTGCGGCCGAGCCCGATGTCCAGAATCCCATTGACCTAGCGTGGGACTCCGCGGGCCGAATGTGGGTGGCGGAGAACTTCACCTATGCCAAGACCGGCGTTCGATTTCGTGATGACCTGCGAGACCGCGTCATTGTGTTTGCCGATGCTGATCACGACGGCACGCCCGAACAACGGATCGTATTCATGGACACGCTAACGCGGCTGACGAGTGTCGAGGTCGGGCCGGGGCCCGGCGGCGTCCACGGCGTTTGGCTGATGTGCCCACCCCAACTCTTGTTTGTGCCCGATGCAGATCATGACCTCATTCCTGACGGGCCGCCTCAGGTCATCCTCGATGGCTTCGATATCGCCAAACAAAACTACCACAACTTTGCCAACGGACTGCGATTCGGAGACGACGGTTGGCTGTATGGGCGTTGCGGTGGCTCATGCCCCGGACGGATCGGCGCACCGGGCACTGTCGATGAACAGCGCGTTGCACTGGAGGGAGGGATCTGGCGGTACGACCTCTCCCACAGGCGATTCGAGGTCATCTGTCATGGCACAACCAACCCTTGGGGCCATGACTTCAACCAATACGGCGATTTGTTCTTTATCAATACAGTTAACGGGCACTTGTGGCACGGGATTCACGGCGCTCACTTTAATCGCCCTTTCACCCTGGATCCGAACCCGAACGTGTTCGCGACGATCGATCAACACGCCGACCACTATCACTTTGATACCGGCCAACACTGGACGAAGTCTCGCGACGGTGCCGCCAATGATCTCGGCGGCGGACATGCGCATTGTGGACTGATGATCTATCAAGAGTCGCTGTGGCCGGCCGCCTATCAGGGATCACTGATGACGCTCAATTTTCATGGACGGCGTGCGAATCGCGAAAATCTAGTCCGGCGCCGAAGCGGATATGTCGCGACCCATGGCAAAGACTTCTTTCTATCGAGCGACGAGTGGTTTCGTGGGATGGACTTGTCAGCGGGCCCAGACGGAAATGTATTCGTCCTCGACTGGAGCGATCTCGGCGAATGTCATGAACATACTGGTGTGCATCGCAGCAGCGGTCGAATCTATAAGATTTCGGTCGACTCAAGTGTGCCGCATCGCCAACCGGAAATCTCAAACGACACCTCCTCGTTAGTCGATTTGGTGCAAGGTGACGATCGGTGGTTCTCGCACCAAGCGATACTGCGACTGCATGAACTCAGCGCCCGTGGAACAGACATGTCGGGGGCCATCGGTCGCCTACAGGAGCTCGTTCACGAACAGGACGATCCGGCGTGTCGCTGCCGATTGATGTGGACTCTCGACACCCTCGGTGCACTGCACGACTACGCCCCTTGGTTTTCAGATTCTTCCGAATACGTTCGCGCAGCGGCGATTCGCTCGTACGTGCAGCACTGGCCAATCGACGACGTGTATGGCCCCACAGCAGACGGTCGTGCAGCGTGGCCGGAATTTGCCGACCGAGCCCAGGCGTTCGTTGACCTCATGGACGGCCTCGGGGCTGACGCTTCGCCACTCATCCGATTGAATCTCGCATCGTCGCTACAGCGTCTACCAGTATCAATGCGAGCCGATGCGGCGATCCAACTTTTGAAGTTCAGCGGCAGCCAGGATATCGATGACCACAATCTGCCGAAGTTAATTTGGTTCGGTTTGATGGACCGTGCGTCCACAACGCCGGATGAGATGATTGACGTACTGCAAGTGTGTGAGCTGCCTGAACTGACGACTTACCTCGCGCGCAGTATTGCAGAACAAGCCGAATCCTCTCCCCATGCATTTGCACAACTCCAACTCGCAGCACTGCAAAAACACCGAGGACAGGGGGCGGTCACCACGGACCCTTGGTGGGAGGCCATGCTGACGGGTGTGGAGCAAGGACTCATCGGAATCCGACGAGCTCCTCCCACAGATCACTGGTCGCGTCTCCGCGAAGCCATTCTTGCCTCCACACCCGACCGTAAATCGCTCGTCGATCAGATCGATTCGCTCTATGGCGAGGGCCTAAGCACGGCTGAGCTGCAAGCGATTCTCGACAATGCAAATGCCGACGTGCTCGAACGCCTCGCGGCGTTCCAGGGCTTGGTGGCAGCGTGGCAGGAGAGTGAGCATCGAGACGTAGATACAGCAGCAGCGTTAGCGTTCGCCGCACGTCCGCTGATATCCGACCCCCACGTCAACATGGCAGCAGCCGAATCACTCGCTCGGGTCGAGCATCCGAAGGTTGCCGATGTCTTGCTAAAGAACTACGGGCGATTCCGCGCGCCACTGCGAGACAGTGTGGTTTCGCTTTTGTGTGCTCGCGAAATGTTTGCAACAGCACTGATCGAGCAAATCGAAAAGGGCGAACTGCCTAAGGAGATCCTGTCCGCCTCACACGTGCGTGCGATTGCGGCGTTGGGCAACGATGCCCTTTCCAGACGAGTGGGAGCGGTGTGGGGCCAGATTCGACAAACATCGGAGGAACGATTGAAAGAAATCACTCGATTGAGTCATCTTTTGACAGCCGATCGATTGCACGGCGCAAACCTGCAGGCGGGCAGGCGACTCTTCGACCGCAACTGCATGAACTGCCACAAGTTGTATGGTAACGGTAACCATGTCGGACCGGACATAACGGGGGCGCAGCGAGGAAATATGGACTACTTGCTCAGTAATATTGTCGACCCCGACGGCGTCGTCGGTGCCGACTACCGTGCAACGAAAGTTTTGACCGTCGATGGACGCTTGCTCGTCGGGCTGATCACTCAACGGACGCGACAAACATTGACAATCGCCTCGGCGGCGACCACCGAAACGATCAGCCTCGAAGACGTTGAGGAGGAAATCCCCACGGATCAATCTCCCATGCCTAGCGGTTTACTCCAACCGCTCAGCGACTCGCAAATCGCAGACTTGATCGCCTACCTTCAGTCACCAGCACAGATTGAGCTCCCCGCTGAGTGA